A single genomic interval of Demequina sp. NBRC 110054 harbors:
- a CDS encoding glycosyltransferase, giving the protein MSPDGAYGGPVRVAVNQLAELARRGHEVELIAGCRGFGSETPREEHGVRLSLFPVSQRVPGSGFAGLASSELIRYVRGSIDETTVVQVHLARDLITMPAARIARARARRLVIQPHGMIAQSGNPLAPFFDLALTRRVLRNADAVLSLTADETRSIESIAGPGVALSRIHNGIPVPGRELGEPEPLEVLFLSRLHPRKRAPLFVEMAIRLAGDHPQVRFAVVGPDEGDGDEVAREIRASGLSAERLSWEGSLPPADTAARMARAAIYVLPSIGEVFPMSVLEAMGHGKAVVVTEDNGLASLLKARDSGVVVDESVEGLVDAVRRLIEDPLRRQQLGRNARAHIESEFSISSVVDRLEVLYA; this is encoded by the coding sequence GTGAGCCCGGATGGCGCCTACGGAGGCCCGGTCCGGGTAGCAGTCAATCAACTAGCCGAACTAGCGCGACGGGGCCACGAAGTCGAACTCATTGCAGGTTGCCGTGGCTTCGGGAGCGAGACGCCCAGAGAAGAACACGGAGTTCGCCTCTCGCTCTTCCCTGTCTCGCAACGGGTCCCGGGTTCGGGCTTCGCTGGCCTCGCGTCATCCGAACTCATTCGTTACGTTCGCGGGAGCATCGATGAGACGACTGTGGTCCAGGTCCACCTCGCGCGCGACCTGATCACCATGCCCGCGGCCCGCATCGCACGCGCGCGGGCGCGCCGTCTAGTGATTCAGCCTCACGGCATGATTGCGCAGTCGGGCAACCCACTAGCTCCCTTCTTTGACCTCGCCTTGACCCGGCGAGTCCTGCGGAATGCGGACGCGGTGCTGAGCCTCACTGCAGATGAGACGCGTTCGATTGAGAGCATCGCTGGACCTGGTGTCGCACTCTCGAGAATCCACAATGGCATACCGGTACCGGGGCGTGAGCTGGGCGAACCTGAGCCGCTGGAGGTTCTATTCCTTTCGAGGCTGCACCCGCGCAAACGTGCACCTCTCTTCGTGGAGATGGCCATTCGTCTCGCGGGAGATCACCCACAAGTCAGGTTCGCGGTTGTCGGTCCGGACGAGGGCGACGGTGACGAAGTCGCGCGGGAGATCCGTGCGTCGGGCTTGAGCGCAGAGCGCTTAAGTTGGGAGGGCTCATTGCCTCCAGCTGACACTGCTGCGCGTATGGCGCGCGCGGCGATCTACGTGCTTCCGTCGATCGGCGAAGTATTCCCCATGTCGGTGTTGGAAGCGATGGGCCACGGGAAGGCCGTAGTTGTTACTGAGGACAACGGGCTCGCAAGCCTCTTGAAGGCGCGTGACTCTGGCGTCGTGGTAGACGAATCAGTCGAGGGCCTCGTGGACGCTGTCCGGCGGCTAATTGAAGACCCGCTTCGTCGGCAGCAGCTCGGACGGAATGCGAGAGCGCACATCGAGAGTGAGTTCAGTATCTCCAGTGTGGTTGATCGGCTGGAGGTGCTATATGCCTAG
- a CDS encoding acetyltransferase has product MTNALQVSSRLRVVVLRAFGAKIGDRVTFRPRTRVKFPWKLEIGDNCWIGEGVWIHNQDEVTIGHDVVISQETMITTGSHSYRRDMALVTKPIRIDEGAWVTSRCLVLGGAHIGRSALVTPMSVVRGVLPANTIQRDDGVAHSDLRFKRATS; this is encoded by the coding sequence GTGACAAATGCGCTGCAGGTCTCGTCGAGGCTCAGAGTCGTCGTGTTGCGTGCGTTCGGTGCGAAGATTGGTGACCGAGTCACCTTTCGGCCGCGAACTCGCGTCAAGTTCCCTTGGAAGCTTGAAATCGGTGACAACTGTTGGATCGGCGAAGGCGTCTGGATTCACAATCAGGACGAGGTCACGATCGGCCACGACGTCGTCATCTCGCAAGAAACCATGATCACGACGGGCAGTCACTCGTATCGCCGAGATATGGCTCTGGTGACCAAGCCAATCCGTATCGATGAAGGCGCGTGGGTAACTTCCCGTTGCCTGGTCCTCGGCGGTGCTCACATCGGTCGCTCTGCGCTAGTGACGCCTATGAGTGTCGTGCGCGGTGTGCTTCCTGCAAACACGATCCAGCGTGACGACGGTGTTGCGCATTCCGACTTGCGATTTAAGCGGGCAACGTCGTGA
- a CDS encoding PqqD family protein: protein MVLSRHPDLAEVLHDDYTVVLNLVRLKEQQSPYVFEGPSFEIWTRIDGTRDEAQIVDELVEQFGAPREQIASDVRTFLAELLGLGLIEDVAHEGGTEAQLD, encoded by the coding sequence GTGGTCCTGAGCAGGCACCCCGACCTCGCCGAAGTCTTGCACGACGACTACACCGTCGTCCTCAACCTGGTGCGGCTCAAGGAACAGCAGTCGCCCTACGTCTTCGAGGGGCCTTCCTTCGAGATCTGGACGCGCATCGACGGCACGCGCGATGAGGCGCAGATCGTCGACGAGCTCGTCGAGCAGTTCGGTGCACCGCGCGAGCAGATCGCCTCCGACGTTCGGACATTCCTCGCAGAACTCCTCGGCTTGGGCCTCATCGAGGACGTGGCGCACGAGGGCGGCACCGAAGCGCAACTAGACTGA
- a CDS encoding GDP-L-fucose synthase translates to MTSSDGVEFSPGPLERDATFYVAGHRGLVGSAIWRRLEAGGFTNLIGRTSAELDLKDRDKVFGFFAQTKPRYVVLAAAKVGGIMANSTYPVDFLSDNVQIQTNVIDAAIEHGVERLLFLGSSCIYPKFAEQPIREDSMLTGYLEPTNDAYAIAKIAGILHIQAARRQYGLPWISAMPTNLYGPNDNFSAQGSHVLPALIRRYDEAAKTAADSVTNWGTGTPRREFLHSDDMADACLHLLEHYDGPAQVNVGTGSDVTIREIAETIAKVTGFEGTTDWDTSKPDGTPQKLLDVTQLAEAGWTAQISLEDGLRRTYEWYQDNVEQLRG, encoded by the coding sequence GTGACCTCGTCCGACGGCGTGGAGTTCTCACCCGGACCGCTGGAACGTGACGCAACGTTCTACGTCGCGGGCCACCGCGGCCTGGTCGGCAGCGCGATTTGGCGCCGACTCGAGGCCGGTGGTTTCACGAACCTGATCGGACGCACCTCTGCAGAATTGGACCTCAAGGACCGTGACAAGGTGTTCGGGTTCTTCGCGCAAACCAAGCCCCGCTATGTGGTTTTGGCAGCGGCGAAGGTCGGCGGGATCATGGCCAATTCCACCTATCCGGTGGACTTCCTGTCGGACAACGTACAGATCCAGACCAACGTGATCGACGCCGCGATAGAACACGGTGTCGAACGACTGCTCTTTCTCGGTTCGAGTTGCATCTACCCGAAATTCGCGGAGCAGCCCATCCGTGAAGACTCGATGCTGACCGGATACCTGGAGCCCACGAATGATGCGTATGCGATCGCGAAGATCGCTGGCATTCTGCATATTCAAGCAGCGCGTCGTCAGTACGGGCTGCCGTGGATCTCAGCGATGCCGACGAACTTGTACGGCCCCAACGACAACTTCTCGGCTCAGGGCAGCCACGTGCTGCCCGCGCTGATCCGCCGCTACGACGAGGCCGCGAAGACAGCTGCTGACTCAGTGACGAACTGGGGCACCGGAACCCCGCGGCGCGAGTTCCTCCACAGTGACGACATGGCCGATGCCTGCCTGCACCTGCTGGAGCACTACGACGGCCCCGCGCAGGTCAATGTCGGCACCGGGTCCGACGTCACTATCAGAGAAATCGCGGAGACCATCGCCAAGGTCACCGGCTTCGAAGGAACCACTGACTGGGACACTTCAAAGCCCGACGGCACCCCGCAGAAGCTGTTGGACGTCACCCAGCTCGCTGAGGCGGGCTGGACCGCGCAAATCTCCCTCGAGGACGGCCTGCGCCGCACGTACGAGTGGTACCAGGACAACGTGGAGCAGTTGCGCGGCTGA
- a CDS encoding oligosaccharide flippase family protein, whose protein sequence is MRRSIDALVRHPAFARLSVITAGKVLASILQALTFALLARSLGVASYGEFAITYGIVLVFMSILEFGFGNRALRISGEEHPERLAASIVAIRSATNALVIIATVATVAVIGFQSAYAAGAIALYTSGELFATLAQTMLIGFFREKAATVALICRRIVTLALMGALVLFWGDATEQWTYLVLGLSGAIGYAVGLALLARHFDRPRPPVALIRENRVFWASSLSNNLQQADTLVIGMFGSTTLAGLYAAATRLTSPLNLLTGSILQSVVPAMSVEKQRHRRRSMFSKVLTVMGAYAGFLVLASLLAPFVVRILFGEEYAAAGPIAVAVVMVAAANAVIQALLSWYYATTLPPRVPVFLASWTVLGLLAVACGAVFDSPTVLAGGLVVSGLVALGLFASTFPWRDADADSR, encoded by the coding sequence ATGAGGAGGTCCATTGATGCGCTGGTGCGGCATCCAGCGTTCGCGAGGTTGTCAGTAATCACAGCAGGCAAGGTGCTGGCGTCGATCCTCCAGGCACTTACCTTCGCGTTGCTCGCACGGTCGCTTGGAGTGGCCAGCTACGGTGAGTTTGCGATCACCTACGGAATCGTCCTTGTGTTCATGAGTATTCTCGAATTTGGTTTCGGGAACCGCGCATTGCGCATTTCAGGCGAGGAACATCCGGAGCGTTTGGCCGCGTCAATCGTCGCGATTCGTTCAGCAACCAACGCTCTTGTGATAATTGCCACGGTGGCAACGGTAGCGGTGATCGGTTTTCAGTCTGCTTACGCTGCCGGTGCTATTGCGTTGTATACATCGGGCGAGTTGTTCGCAACGCTTGCACAGACGATGCTGATTGGGTTCTTCAGAGAGAAGGCGGCAACGGTCGCCCTCATCTGCCGTCGTATTGTGACGCTGGCACTTATGGGGGCGCTCGTGCTCTTCTGGGGAGACGCGACCGAGCAGTGGACCTACCTGGTGCTTGGGTTGTCTGGCGCTATCGGATATGCAGTTGGCCTAGCGCTTCTCGCACGCCATTTCGACAGGCCTCGCCCACCAGTCGCGTTGATCCGCGAAAACCGGGTCTTTTGGGCCTCCAGCCTGTCGAACAATTTGCAGCAAGCGGACACGCTGGTGATTGGAATGTTTGGGAGCACCACTCTGGCGGGGCTATACGCGGCCGCCACGCGCCTCACTTCTCCGTTGAACTTGCTTACAGGTTCCATACTGCAGTCAGTTGTGCCAGCGATGTCGGTTGAGAAGCAGCGGCACCGTAGGCGCTCAATGTTCTCGAAGGTGTTGACCGTTATGGGTGCATATGCAGGCTTCCTGGTTCTTGCCAGTCTGCTCGCGCCCTTTGTGGTCCGTATCCTCTTCGGTGAGGAATACGCTGCTGCGGGCCCGATAGCGGTGGCAGTTGTGATGGTCGCAGCGGCCAACGCAGTAATTCAGGCGCTCCTGTCGTGGTATTACGCGACGACGTTGCCGCCTCGTGTACCTGTCTTCCTCGCTAGTTGGACGGTCCTCGGCCTTCTGGCTGTGGCGTGTGGTGCAGTGTTCGACAGCCCAACAGTGCTTGCAGGGGGGTTGGTCGTCAGCGGACTCGTAGCACTCGGTCTTTTCGCGAGCACCTTTCCATGGAGGGACGCCGATGCCGACTCACGATGA
- a CDS encoding glycosyltransferase → MRVAITQPYVPAYRRRLWELVIQQLADEHIEARVFYGANARERAAREARGDAVDAEWAFEVPTRMWGYSGAFPAVVDRQLPRDWRRAILVTEMQATNVNAWRQLVSRRPFVTFGHGESGTTSNGSVATRLRAILNRHARQVVTYTEEGRTAVIAAGRLDPSRVTAFGNATDTSALRAALARVDHEDIERFNSEHGIDSSAKIALVLGAMRENKRISLLVDAARRVLQEDQSWWIVAAGDGPEAGKLRVLQEETGRVVMLGHASADEFAPAASQAQLLLNPGRIGLVAVDALVMGLPVLTAPGAEHAPEAAYLEEGLGLICAERATDAAFAEAWLGHVPATSPVTGIEVPSIEKAANRIARAILCACREGQ, encoded by the coding sequence ATGCGTGTCGCGATCACTCAGCCGTATGTGCCCGCATATCGTCGCAGGCTCTGGGAGCTTGTGATCCAGCAGTTGGCAGACGAACACATCGAGGCTCGGGTGTTCTATGGCGCAAATGCGCGCGAGCGCGCCGCGAGGGAGGCTCGAGGCGACGCGGTCGATGCTGAGTGGGCCTTCGAGGTCCCTACACGAATGTGGGGCTATTCGGGGGCGTTCCCTGCAGTCGTCGACCGTCAGCTTCCGAGGGATTGGCGCAGGGCGATACTGGTAACTGAGATGCAGGCAACCAACGTGAATGCTTGGCGTCAGTTAGTCTCGCGCCGCCCGTTCGTCACGTTCGGGCACGGCGAGAGTGGCACGACATCGAACGGCAGCGTGGCGACTCGGCTTCGAGCGATTCTGAACCGGCATGCGCGCCAGGTAGTCACCTACACCGAGGAAGGGCGGACCGCCGTCATCGCAGCTGGCAGGCTCGATCCGAGCAGGGTCACAGCGTTCGGGAATGCAACTGACACTTCTGCCCTCCGAGCTGCGCTTGCCCGGGTCGACCACGAGGACATTGAACGTTTCAACAGCGAGCACGGGATCGACAGCTCTGCGAAGATCGCGCTTGTTTTAGGTGCCATGCGTGAAAACAAGCGCATCTCGCTCCTGGTGGATGCGGCTAGAAGGGTGCTTCAGGAGGACCAGAGCTGGTGGATTGTCGCTGCGGGAGACGGCCCTGAGGCAGGCAAACTACGTGTTCTGCAGGAGGAAACTGGGCGCGTCGTGATGTTGGGGCATGCGAGCGCCGACGAGTTTGCGCCGGCAGCCAGCCAGGCGCAGTTGCTTCTTAACCCGGGAAGAATTGGCCTCGTCGCGGTTGACGCGCTTGTTATGGGTCTACCTGTGTTGACCGCACCTGGTGCGGAACACGCGCCAGAGGCTGCGTATCTTGAGGAGGGACTCGGCCTGATTTGCGCAGAGCGCGCGACCGATGCCGCATTTGCAGAGGCTTGGCTGGGCCATGTCCCCGCAACTTCACCGGTGACTGGAATTGAAGTGCCTTCGATTGAGAAGGCAGCGAACAGGATCGCCCGAGCGATCCTATGTGCCTGTCGGGAGGGCCAGTGA
- the gmd gene encoding GDP-mannose 4,6-dehydratase — protein MTKKAFITGITGQDGSYLAELLLAKGYEVHGLIRRASTFNTSRIDHLYVDPHNPDAKLFLHYGDLSDGARLTTLLADIKPDEVYNLAAQSHVRVSFDEPEHTGDTTGVGSMRMLEAVRLAGINTRFYQASSSEMFGATPPPQDEETPFYPRSPYGAAKVYSYWVTKNYREAYDMFAVNGILFNHESPRRGETFVTRKITRAAARIAAGLQDDLWLGNLDSIRDWGYAAEYVEGMWRMLQADEPDDFVLATGVGITVREFLEETFSHLGLVWQEHVKFDERYLRPTEVDALIGDASKAEEKLGWKATVDGRALARLMVDADVEAINHEGRPWIDTVALESWATK, from the coding sequence ATGACGAAAAAGGCATTCATCACTGGCATTACCGGGCAAGACGGCAGCTACCTCGCCGAGTTGCTCCTCGCCAAGGGCTACGAGGTTCATGGCCTTATTCGACGAGCCAGCACTTTCAACACGAGCCGAATCGACCACCTGTACGTCGACCCGCACAACCCGGATGCGAAGCTCTTTCTCCACTACGGAGACCTCTCCGACGGTGCGCGCCTCACCACACTCCTTGCTGACATCAAGCCCGACGAGGTCTACAACCTTGCCGCTCAGTCGCATGTTCGCGTGAGCTTCGACGAGCCCGAGCACACCGGCGACACCACCGGAGTCGGTTCGATGCGCATGCTAGAGGCGGTTCGCCTCGCGGGAATCAATACTCGCTTCTACCAGGCTTCCTCCTCCGAAATGTTCGGTGCGACCCCGCCGCCGCAGGACGAGGAGACGCCGTTCTATCCGCGCTCCCCGTATGGCGCCGCGAAGGTGTACTCGTACTGGGTGACCAAGAACTACCGCGAGGCGTACGACATGTTCGCCGTCAACGGGATCCTGTTCAACCACGAGTCTCCGCGTCGTGGAGAGACGTTCGTCACGCGCAAGATCACCCGCGCCGCGGCTCGCATCGCAGCCGGCCTTCAGGACGACCTGTGGCTGGGAAACCTCGACTCGATCCGAGACTGGGGGTATGCCGCCGAGTATGTCGAAGGCATGTGGCGCATGTTGCAGGCCGACGAGCCCGACGACTTCGTTCTGGCCACCGGCGTCGGCATCACGGTGCGGGAGTTCCTCGAAGAGACCTTCTCTCACCTCGGACTGGTGTGGCAGGAGCATGTCAAGTTCGACGAGCGCTACCTGCGTCCCACGGAGGTCGACGCCCTCATCGGTGACGCTTCGAAGGCCGAAGAGAAGCTCGGATGGAAGGCCACTGTCGACGGCCGCGCGCTCGCTCGCCTCATGGTCGATGCGGATGTGGAGGCTATCAATCACGAGGGCCGCCCGTGGATCGATACAGTCGCGCTCGAGTCCTGGGCAACCAAGTGA
- a CDS encoding glycosyltransferase family 4 protein, which yields MPTHDDAEPQFVVFNPGTHPAPKWVAAEFARRGELAAYFTGFGLSRDEFERVSRLPIGRALRAALRARTLPPGIEAHQVKRGLVVLDLCAVATLRLGNGALTRRLLDARNRFLARRLVTWLRRRQVAGVLYPTGTRSGLHSSLNGVKTVLYTPLPRARFVRELLREEAQTNPRWAQFLETTPDSAVNAEDEEVSSASIILANSSFTARSFSELKPPPRTVVVPLSSDAEAVRHGARTAGGNGPRDGDSPTGFRRLCYVGQISQRKGLSYLFDALAGQDDVELTLIGADPLGMARELRMQYPSVRATFAGPLPQPRVWAVLATSDALVFPSLVEGFGNVINESIALGVPVLTTERTGAPDIPDFPHRGLVLRAGDVEALRHAIAGVERRDRRGPASENDECASESNGGWTRYAGEAVDLIVDAM from the coding sequence ATGCCGACTCACGATGATGCCGAGCCACAATTCGTTGTGTTCAACCCCGGCACGCATCCAGCGCCGAAGTGGGTCGCAGCGGAGTTTGCCAGGCGTGGCGAACTTGCAGCGTACTTTACTGGTTTCGGGCTCTCGCGAGACGAATTCGAGCGCGTGTCAAGACTCCCGATCGGACGGGCGCTGCGCGCGGCTCTCCGTGCACGTACGTTGCCTCCCGGGATAGAGGCTCATCAGGTCAAACGTGGCTTGGTGGTTCTCGACTTGTGCGCTGTCGCTACTTTAAGGCTCGGCAATGGGGCGTTGACGAGGCGGCTGCTCGATGCGCGAAACAGGTTCCTGGCCCGACGACTCGTCACTTGGCTGCGGCGCCGCCAGGTGGCAGGCGTCTTGTACCCGACAGGCACTCGGTCCGGGCTCCATTCCTCGCTGAATGGGGTGAAGACTGTCCTCTATACGCCCTTGCCCAGAGCACGATTTGTTCGGGAACTGCTTCGCGAGGAGGCTCAAACTAACCCCAGGTGGGCCCAGTTCTTAGAGACCACGCCGGACTCTGCCGTGAACGCCGAGGACGAGGAGGTGTCGTCGGCTTCGATCATTCTGGCAAACAGTTCATTCACAGCGAGGTCGTTCAGTGAGCTGAAGCCGCCGCCCCGTACCGTCGTCGTACCCCTGTCATCGGATGCCGAAGCGGTGAGGCATGGCGCGCGAACGGCCGGAGGCAACGGTCCACGCGATGGTGACTCTCCGACCGGGTTCCGCAGGCTCTGCTACGTTGGCCAAATCTCGCAGCGAAAGGGGCTCAGTTACCTGTTCGACGCCCTCGCCGGACAGGACGATGTCGAACTCACTCTGATCGGCGCAGACCCACTTGGCATGGCGCGAGAGCTCCGGATGCAGTACCCGAGTGTTCGCGCCACTTTCGCTGGACCGCTCCCTCAGCCGCGTGTCTGGGCTGTCCTTGCCACGTCGGACGCATTGGTGTTTCCATCTCTGGTTGAGGGATTTGGCAACGTCATCAATGAGTCAATCGCGCTTGGCGTCCCAGTACTTACAACTGAGCGAACTGGTGCGCCAGACATCCCAGACTTTCCTCACCGCGGATTGGTATTGCGGGCTGGAGACGTGGAGGCGTTGCGGCACGCCATCGCAGGCGTCGAGCGAAGAGACCGGCGAGGGCCGGCGAGCGAGAATGACGAGTGTGCGTCAGAGTCGAATGGAGGGTGGACCCGCTATGCCGGAGAAGCCGTCGACCTGATCGTGGACGCAATGTGA
- a CDS encoding glycosyltransferase — MNYPQRVNHPVRMTVLGLNYSPEPTGIAPYTAAFAQHVASTDSSVTAVAGFPHYPQWKRNPEFRGFRSRSMDLGVDLRRVSHWIPNPPRGARRLLSELTFGLHQVLSGWSRPDVTVMVSPAMFSSAICMARSLAFSRSKRIVWVQDLYSQGMAETGEGSGLATRVAGVVEGWLLRRADAVVAIHPAMADRMVSDLGVERHRIHVVPNWSHITVEAVDVAKVRASHGWSPQDYIVLHAGNMGSKQGLSNVVDAALVAQERGSNVKFVLLGDGADRSRLEALAGNCTHVAFIDPLPGDGFTAALQAADALLVNELPRVKEMAVPSKLTSYFAAHRPVIAATEPTGIVASIMQSSGAGPVVQGGEPEQLLAAAEQLSSKSSASNQAAAAGYAYFEENLSAEGAMRSFDAILSSVTGQ, encoded by the coding sequence ATGAACTATCCTCAACGCGTGAACCATCCTGTGCGCATGACCGTGCTCGGTCTCAACTACTCGCCAGAACCGACGGGAATCGCGCCGTACACAGCGGCATTCGCACAACATGTTGCGTCGACAGACTCCAGCGTCACTGCGGTCGCAGGCTTCCCCCACTATCCGCAGTGGAAGCGTAACCCAGAGTTTCGCGGTTTCCGAAGTCGGTCTATGGATCTGGGCGTCGATTTGCGCAGAGTCTCCCATTGGATACCGAATCCACCGCGCGGGGCTCGTCGACTACTTTCGGAACTGACGTTCGGCCTCCACCAGGTGCTATCTGGTTGGTCGCGACCTGACGTCACGGTCATGGTTTCTCCTGCGATGTTCTCCAGTGCCATATGCATGGCACGCTCGCTAGCTTTCTCCCGCTCCAAGCGGATTGTATGGGTGCAGGACCTCTACTCGCAGGGCATGGCGGAAACCGGCGAAGGGTCTGGACTAGCTACTCGTGTCGCAGGCGTCGTGGAGGGTTGGCTCCTACGGCGAGCCGATGCGGTGGTTGCTATCCATCCCGCGATGGCTGACCGGATGGTCTCAGACCTCGGTGTCGAACGCCATCGCATCCACGTCGTTCCGAACTGGTCCCACATCACCGTGGAAGCAGTCGACGTGGCCAAAGTCCGCGCGTCCCACGGATGGAGCCCTCAGGACTACATAGTCCTACACGCCGGCAACATGGGTTCCAAGCAGGGGCTCAGCAACGTCGTTGATGCGGCGCTAGTGGCGCAGGAACGTGGCAGTAACGTCAAATTCGTGCTGCTCGGAGACGGCGCGGACCGGTCTCGCCTCGAAGCGCTTGCGGGTAACTGCACACACGTGGCCTTCATTGACCCGCTTCCGGGCGACGGATTCACGGCCGCGCTGCAGGCGGCGGACGCGCTCCTGGTGAATGAGTTGCCGCGAGTCAAGGAAATGGCAGTCCCGAGCAAGCTCACGAGCTACTTCGCCGCCCATCGACCGGTAATCGCAGCGACCGAGCCCACCGGAATCGTCGCGTCGATCATGCAATCATCCGGCGCGGGACCCGTCGTGCAGGGCGGAGAGCCCGAACAGTTGCTCGCAGCAGCAGAGCAGTTGTCAAGCAAGTCCTCCGCCTCAAACCAGGCAGCCGCGGCTGGGTACGCCTACTTCGAGGAGAACCTGAGCGCGGAGGGCGCGATGCGGTCATTTGACGCGATTCTCAGTTCCGTTACCGGACAGTAA
- a CDS encoding glycosyltransferase — translation MCLSGGPVSRAIRRVVSYYARPKSFATGGVNASSQEWMRAFAQQGIEVKIVYAQGGYDQRLVSDSNLRYAGLRHFGKSRMTMIPMGLGEQIDRADLVYLHEGWTPSNAIAAAICRLKSVPYVVMPHGVYDRRIAKRQALYGLRRRVEGAVLRGALAVHLFFDSERTDVLAINSRARTFTAMTGMDLPDSRWKPRPGRGYIAWLARFDIQHKGIDLLLHAMARIPAGARPMLRMCGPDHRGDKVRVEAMVAEKGLSGSVSVEGELRGNDVQKFLLASDAFIHTPRWESFGQAVAEAAALGVPMVLSESANITSRLSAAQAAVAVKPDCSDLDEALSYLFLHASSMSAAALKWSQDNLDWSNAAQRALVGLGAARDS, via the coding sequence ATGTGCCTGTCGGGAGGGCCAGTGAGCCGCGCGATCCGCCGTGTTGTGAGCTATTACGCGCGACCAAAGTCGTTCGCGACGGGCGGAGTTAACGCGAGCAGTCAAGAATGGATGCGGGCTTTCGCTCAGCAGGGAATTGAAGTCAAGATCGTCTACGCGCAAGGTGGGTACGATCAGCGTCTGGTATCTGACTCCAACCTCAGATACGCCGGTTTGAGGCACTTCGGGAAGTCACGGATGACGATGATTCCCATGGGGCTCGGGGAGCAGATTGACCGAGCGGACTTGGTATATCTGCATGAGGGTTGGACGCCCAGCAACGCGATCGCTGCGGCAATATGTCGACTTAAGAGCGTGCCCTACGTTGTCATGCCGCACGGCGTCTACGACCGAAGGATCGCCAAACGGCAGGCTCTGTATGGCCTTCGAAGGAGGGTTGAAGGCGCAGTACTCCGTGGCGCGCTTGCAGTGCACCTGTTCTTTGATTCCGAAAGGACCGACGTTCTCGCGATCAATTCGCGCGCCCGAACGTTCACGGCCATGACCGGAATGGACCTCCCGGACTCCAGATGGAAGCCGCGGCCCGGACGTGGGTACATTGCGTGGCTCGCCAGATTCGATATTCAGCACAAGGGCATCGACTTGCTGCTGCACGCGATGGCTCGCATCCCGGCTGGCGCGCGCCCGATGCTACGCATGTGTGGTCCCGACCACCGAGGGGACAAGGTTCGAGTCGAGGCGATGGTCGCGGAGAAGGGTCTGTCTGGCTCGGTATCCGTGGAGGGCGAACTTAGGGGCAACGACGTACAGAAGTTCTTGCTGGCCTCCGATGCCTTCATCCATACGCCACGGTGGGAGTCGTTCGGCCAAGCGGTCGCGGAGGCGGCTGCTCTCGGAGTGCCGATGGTGCTTTCGGAGTCGGCGAACATCACCAGTCGTCTCTCTGCCGCTCAAGCCGCTGTGGCCGTCAAACCAGACTGCTCGGACTTGGACGAAGCGCTGAGCTACTTGTTCCTTCACGCTTCCAGCATGTCCGCCGCTGCCTTGAAGTGGTCCCAAGACAACCTTGACTGGTCAAATGCTGCGCAGAGGGCTCTTGTGGGTCTAGGGGCCGCGCGAGACTCATGA